In one window of Mesoplodon densirostris isolate mMesDen1 chromosome 4, mMesDen1 primary haplotype, whole genome shotgun sequence DNA:
- the FOXB1 gene encoding forkhead box protein B1: MPRPGRNTYSDQKPPYSYISLTAMAIQSSPEKMLPLSEIYKFIMDRFPYYRENTQRWQNSLRHNLSFNDCFIKIPRRPDQPGKGSFWALHPSCGDMFENGSFLRRRKRFKVLKSDHLAPSKPADAAQYLQQQAKLRLSALAASSTHLPQMPAAAYNLGGVAQPSGFKHPFAIENIIAREYKMPGGLAFSAMQPVPAAYPLPNQLTTMGSSLGTGWPHVYGSAGMIDSATPISMASGDYSAYGVPLKPLCHAAGQTLPAIPVPIKPTPAAVPALPALPAPIPTLLSNSPPSLSPTSSQTATSQSSPATPSETLTSPASALHSVAVH, from the coding sequence ATGCCTCGGCCCGGCCGCAACACGTACAGCGACCagaagccgccctactcgtataTCTCGCTGACCGCCATGGCCATCCAGAGCTCGCCCGAAAAGATGCTGCCCTTGAGCGAGATCTACAAGTTCATCATGGACCGCTTCCCCTACTACCGGGAGAACACGCAGCGCTGGCAGAACAGCCTGCGCCACAACCTTTCCTTTAATGACTGCTTCATCAAGATACCGCGGCGGCCGGACCAGCCCGGCAAGGGCAGCTTCTGGGCGCTGCACCCCAGCTGCGGGGACATGTTCGAGAACGGCAGCTTCCTGAGGCGCCGCAAGCGCTTCAAGGTGCTCAAGTCGGACCACCTGGCGCCCAGCAAGCCCGCTGACGCGGCGCAGTACCTGCAGCAGCAGGCCAAGCTGCGCCTCAGCGCGCTGGCGGCCTCCAGCACGCACCTGCCGCAGATGCCCGCCGCCGCCTATAACCTGGGCGGCGTGGCGCAGCCCTCGGGCTTCAAGCATCCCTTCGCCATCGAGAATATCATCGCGCGCGAGTACAAGATGCCTGGGGGACTGGCCTTCTCCGCCATGCAGCCCGTGCCCGCAGCCTACCCGCTCCCCAACCAGTTGACTACCATGGGCAGCTCGCTGGGTACTGGCTGGCCACACGTGTACGGTTCGGCAGGCATGATCGATTCGGCCACCCCCATCTCCATGGCTAGTGGCGATTACAGCGCCTACGGCGTGCCGCTGAAGCCTCTGTGCCACGCAGCGGGCCAGACGCTGCCCGCCATCCCCGTGCCCATTAAGCCCACGCCGGCCGCAGTGCCCGCGCTGCCCGCGCTGCCTGCGCCCATCCCCACCCTGCTCTCGAACTCGCCGCCCTCGCTCAGCCCCACGTCCTCTCAAACAGCCACCAGCCAAAGCAGCCCCGCCACTCCCAGCGAAACGCTCACCAGCCCGGCCTCCGCCCTGCACTCAGTGGCGGTGCACTGA